One region of Bombus affinis isolate iyBomAffi1 chromosome 5, iyBomAffi1.2, whole genome shotgun sequence genomic DNA includes:
- the LOC126916704 gene encoding rotatin isoform X1, with product MLMIFGGEIFKIVGTVNLKRDSSICVKQMSNMSGISAAHVRKLSHNIEEIRLRALDNIISKYNLGFGCDCDAVRKELITKLFNWFSFEVFSEIQKVLDLLLRLLKTDDRIYLNTFGKLRLQNELQELRRKLGSEWYEKLNEIEEAVLCSDKLQTISSNSKSIKDASCPTLGFIDYDRHRTRIKDYEYNGNNKIHRKEDHNLSQSGLTTTSALNSTVPFDLTLECGDGTPISKATEGGIKWLIMPWQPLVTSDRGVLAAVEEALNNSLDANLILHTCQFITNVMMQDFPAEVFLQRPAIVFILHNLLESSVNNTNANFRNIIPMVLKTLHKLTRSLRLRIYYYCEPCIANKKQKLLAEKLSNNVYSPSETRDSPDGGFPEVNYQAYQSTGTSERSQSVSDNIDDSILQLQQMLIPIFCIETLKHVISQLSISTNSTLILRSTKYVTDVIYELVQVLIISVMPNVWLCNDDIALKVIEDMKVLFGMLGDVIEYFGNYSTIDDFRITYLHLISITMKLLSHIVPLEIADVIFPKSLKTSICVAIMDAAIYFLYPKLHSILQEYGRQFQGSDEIIYIKTFDETRLITKSIQATICIIKNTPNSSHSEVLKMLYASKLSLPYHKNFGIIKKTIEFLQNMNRYSPSNEDQTLATKLILSLLANADTDIQYATYFECHTLVKSILGVEYNKEKLSWENLAFLFELSVLIEIISYGVTHDDKRIKEMSEEILVYILKGRLQMGENGWLKSLEAIVQVLPFLQCHAHPSSTLGQCVTKIFDPDVSTNIQLPYIEVLKGNLRFLFSSDEDIRYEAVCRLIWLLGKEKDSVKKLPRLSSLHDLPLSSLCIFDRQRVFKRSEGSYQRSNLLSVLEMLNEPNVDPKIRKSALVQISVMLTDSSLHKLFITENGLSLILNIFNSALVEKEYVNYPDSVIPIITILKLLASSECSIRQDLSIRINVLSNITRSLFLFPNNECIKTDGSQLLCLLLYNDYIMRLSEKYTENYNQLNISLPYIIVSKMKLPFLCKSHWKISRHRRSDMSVLHGNDSLVLTFIRQYWIWEWNGGINVLWKHFNDLHDSNISKKLKILENEFLVLRFSFPHYCCQQQLYNIQNSTTHDSVSCALDYLTMHIKLYKMEKCEEIKDISLLPWEQTFERFLLSQPASKEDCDLFVEVLNFLQFYINITKDGKYKWTNKIMTNITKSLTELLKSSELDNQNVHQSILKLAGTCSAIGQSEKSTLEDQDVWLHFIELIVSTLCLGDQQHFYNLAYLDWLLTCLTYLIGKCHWTNCKNLLISLGNTLIELIISFHGAGTISFMGLSITRNSIICLNHLLYQMQINFNKNIFVQFWYEEDRMLNWLPMLWQNRDPLVRASALQLLAGLMSSLHTASQLLNSIALAPSELCQTLLQCIISREESCIVREQACCALSSLIKNCNSIIFQYMDSLKANAILIYIEQNNTYYEISVLCSNIYMSTSLDCDHMNNQEQETGKVPSIHSMQSGCTSLVPRAISHLYNCHDELQPLSVKESTTTETDNYLQLVATPSLISAVCRLLNNLILIGKQEVVHQIYEHSIDKYLIGCINEIPKDVESKRNLTHYCDILEMYISICTVLTNCITNSNEYSLLASFSVDSLYMLFCFLNDDLYCNNTSRLISVRNKLWTEIFNFIAILSLTENQHFETIQTALELRGPEAVLSSICVAMKDSNPELRISAIGCLAFLLSQEIEKDSSGKSSISLQSIMDTPLTRLSNDNKNNLKEIASNVNTFSLQSTNMHSTKSNGNKEPPLISEKPADYEVEGNEIAMSKELCNILLHLFIAHNYNRSKKNKKLNEDKDLIISALTNLLCVSNAAKQVALEENLPDTTLMILKESYVRLNLQPFELFKNQIDREKKIHPLLRDMNAILVLLMNFMYGSTEVKVALTKAGLADVLHKLWAWIALNKTVSTTALKLLATYTTKCTTAAQSLTLTTILPGTGLRKTPNTLALIHVIIQLVCKEIDKAGQLFDNHKLHFAFHVLRNAIHVHECRVSISKSNLLQFFTKIHPITTKRTKPWPLVELYCLEFLIDFTYYEEGQLCVPKAVDGLDVLLQLSKYSSSSNRILAISILRNLAFNMTNRPRLLSSVDFINVLHDIFKNGSLVEIRIAGSMLWSLISNNQKGKLIVRSAGFSQSIQEALGRITLLHVDDKKEEEDLLKMLQYILKILSPVDTKAD from the exons ATGCTCATGATATTTGGCggtgaaatattcaaaatagtTGGAACAGTTAACCTAAAACGTGACAGTTCAATATGTGTTAAGCAGATGTCAAACATGAGCGGAATATCAGCGGCACACGTTAGAAAATTAA GTCataatatcgaggaaattcgaTTGAGAGCACTAgataatattatttcaaaatacAATCTTGGTTTTGGTTGCGATTGCGATGCTGTAAGAAAAGAATTAATAACAAAGTTATTTAACTGGTTTTCATTTGAAGTCTTCTCAGAGATACAGAAGGTTTTAGATTTATTACTTCGTTTATTAAAG aCAGATGATAGAATTTACTTAAATACATTTGGTAAATTAAGACTTCAAAATGAACTCCAGGAATTAAGAAGGAAATTAGGTTCAGAATGGtatgaaaaattaaatgaaattgaaGAAGCTGTTCTTTGTTCAGATAAGTTACAAACAATATCATCAAACTCAAAAAGTATAAAG gaTGCTAGCTGTCCAACATTAGGATTTATCGATTATGACAGACATAGAACACGTATAAAAGATTATGAATATAATGGAAATAACAAAATACATAGAAAAGAAGATCATAATTTATCTCAAAGTGGGCTTACTACTACCTCTGCTTTGAACAG tacAGTACCATTTGACTTAACATTAGAATGTGGAGATGGAACCCCGATATCTAAAGCTACCGAAGGTGGTATTAAATGGTTAATCATGCCATGGCAACCTTTAGTCACTTCAGATAGAGGTGTCTTAGCAGCAGTTGAAGAAGCCCTAAATAATAGCTTAGATGCAAATCTTATATTACATACATGCCAATTTATAACAAACGTGATGATGCAGGATTTTCCAGCAGAAGTTTTTCTTCAAAGACCAGCAATTGTTTTT ATATTACATAATCTTTTGGAATCTAGTGTAAATAACACAAATGCCAATTTTAGAAATATAATACCAATGGTATTGAAAACACTTCACAAATTAACACGATCTTTAAGACTACGAATCTATTATTACTGTGAACCGTGTATtgcaaataaaaaacaaaaa TTATTGGCAGAAAAATTAAGCAATAATGTTTATTCTCCTTCTGAAACGAGAGATAGTCCTGATGGAGGATTTCCAGAAGTTAATTATCAAGCATATCAATCTACT GGAACAAGCGAAAGAAGTCAAAGTGTATCAGATAACATTGATGATTCTATTTTACAATTACAACAAATGCTTATACCAATCTTTTGCATTGAAACTTTAAAACATGTTATATCTCAATTGAGTATTTCTACTAATTCAACACTTATATTAAGAAGTACTAAGTATGTAACAGACGTAATATATGAACTGGTACAAGTACTCATCATAAGCGTCATGCCAAATGTTTGGCTTTGCAATGATGATATTGCTTTAAAAGTAATTGAAGACATGAAAGTATTATTTGGCATGCTAGGAGACGTCAtagaatattttggaaattataGCACAATAGATGATTTTAGAATAACATATTTGCACCTTATAAGTATTACAATGAAACTTTTAAGCCACATAGTTCCTCTAGAAATAGCGGATGTTATCTTCCCTAAATCACTTAAAACATCAATATGTGTAGCTATAATGGATGCtgctatttattttttatacccAAAACTACACTCTATATTACAAGAATATGGCCGT CAATTTCAAGGTAGCgatgaaattatatatattaaaacattCGACGAAACAAGACTGATAACAAAGTCGATACAAGCAACTATATGCATAATAAAAAATACACCTAATTCATCTCATTCGGAAGTTTTAAAAATGTTGTATGCTTCAAAATTAAGTTTACCTTATCACAAAAATTTTGGTATTATTAAGAAAACTATcgaatttttacaaaatatgaaTAG GTATTCTCCAAGTAATGAAGACCAAACATTAgctacaaaattaatattaagttTATTAGCAAATGCAGATACTGATATACAATATGCCACATATTTTGAATGTCATACTTTAGTTAAAAGTATTTTAGGAGTAGAATATAACAAAGAAAAGTTATCATGGGAAAATCTGgcatttttatttgaattatctGTGTTAATTGAAATCATATCCTATGGTGTAACACATGATGACAAAAGG ATCAAGGAAATGTCCGAAGAGATATTAGTTTACATATTAAAAGGAAGATTACAGATGGGAGAAAATGGATGGTTAAAATCTCTAGAAGCCATAGTACAAGTATTACCTTTTTTACAATGTCATGCTCATCCTTCTTCAACCTTAGGTCAATGTGTAACAAAAATCTTTGATCCTGATGTTTCTACTAATATACAATTGCCATATATCGAG GTTTTGAAAGGTAATTTAAGGTTCTTATTTTCGTCGGATGAGGATATTAGATACGAAGCCGTTTGTAGATTGATTTGGCTTCTTGGAAAAGAAAAGGATTCAGTTAAAAAATTACCACGATTATCATCCCTACACGATTTACCTCTTAGCTCACTTTGTATATTTGATCGTCAAAGGGTTTTTAAAAGATCTGAAGGCAGTTATCAG AGGAGTAATTTATTATCTGTACTTGAAATGCTAAATGAGCCGAATGTCGATCCTAAAATACGTAAATCAGCATTAGTACAAATTAGCGTTATGCTTACAGATTCTTCTTTACACAAGTTATTTATTACTGAAAATGGATTATCGTTGATCTTGAACATATTTAACAGTGCTCTA GTTGAAAAAGAATATGTTAATTATCCAGATTCTGTCATTCCTATAATTACTATACTAAAACTACTAGCATCCTCTGAATGTTCTATACGTCAAGATCTGTCCATTCGTATTAATGTCTTGTCAAATATAACCAGAA gtCTTTTTCTATTTCCAAATAATGAATGTATTAAAACTGATGGTTCACAACTATtatgcttattactttataatgaTTACATTATGAGATTGagtgaaaaatatacagaaaatTATAATCAACTAAATATTTCTTTGCCTTATATTATTGTATCTAAAATGAAATTACCATTTCTTTGTAAATCGCATTGGAAAATAAGTAGACATAGACGATCAGATATGTCTG TTCTTCATGGCAATGACTCACTGGTATTAACATTTATAAGACAATATTGGATATGGGAATGGAATGGTGGTATAAATGTACTTTGGAAACATTTTAATGATCTTCATGATTCTAATATATCAAAAAAACTAAAAATTCTAGAAAATGAATTTTTAGTCTTACGTTTTAGCTTTCCTCATTATTGCTGTCAACAACAACTGTACAATATACAAAATTCAACTACCCATGATTCAGTTTCATGTGCACTTGACTACCTTACAAT gcatataaaactttataaaatggaaaaatgtgaggaaataaaagatataagCCTATTACCATGGGAACAAACGTTCGAACGATTTTTACTTTCACAACCTGCAAGTAAAGAGGATTGTGATTTATTTGTTGAAGTTTTAAATTTTCTACAGTTTTATATCAATATTACAAAAGAtg GAAAGTATAAGTGGACTAATAAAATAATGACAAATATAACTAAATCTCTAACCGAATTATTAAAAAGCTCGGAATTAGATAATCAAAACGTACATCAATCTATATTGAAGTTAGCTGGCACATGTTCAGCCATAGGACAATCAGAAAAATCTACTTTAGAAGACCAAGATGTTTGGCtacactttattgaattaattgTCTCCACTTTATGTTTAGGAGACCAacaacatttttataatttag CATACCTTGATTGGCTGTTAACATGTTTAACATATTTAATTGGAAAGTGTCATTGGACGAATtgcaaaaatttattaatatcattagGAAATACATTAATCGAACTCATTATATCCTTTCATGGAGCTGGAACAATAAGCTTTATGGGCTTATCTATAACCAGAAATTCTATTATATGTCTCAATCATTTGTTATATCAAATGCaaataaacttcaataaaaat ATTTTTGTACAATTTTGGTATGAAGAAGATCGTATGTTGAATTGGTTACCTATGTTGTGGCAAAATCGAGATCCTTTGGTTCGTGCTTCTGCTTTACAATTATTAGCAGGTCTAATGAGTAGTTTACATACAGCTTCTCAATTATTGAATTCTATAGCACTGGCACCAAGCGAATTATGTCAGACATTACTTCAATGCATTATCAGTAGAGAAGAGTCATGCATTGTTAGGGAACAAGCATGTTGTGCACTTAgcagtttaataaaaaattgcaattcTATCATTTTTCAATAT ATGGATTCTTTGAAAGCAAAtgctattttaatatatatagaacAAAACAACACTTATTATGAAATAAGTGTACTatgttctaatatttatatgtcTACTTCTTTGGACTGTGATCATATGAATAATCAAGAGCAAGAAACTGGGAAAGTCCCATCTATTCATAGCATGCAGTCAGGTTGTACATCATTAGTACCACGTGCAATCTCACATCTGTATAATTGCCACGATGAATTACAACCTC ttTCTGTCAAAGAATCAACAACTACAGAGACGGACAATTATTTACAATTGGTAGCAACACCATCATTGATATCAGCTGTTTGTAGACTACTAAATAATTTAATACTTATAGGTAAACAAGAAGTTGTTCATCAAATTTACGAACATTCTATTGACAAATATTTAATTGG ATGCATCAATGAAATACCTAAAGATGTCGAAAGTAAAAGGAATTTAACACATTATTGTGACATATTGGAAATGTATATCAGCATTTGTACAGTTTTAACAAACTGTATTACAAACAGTAATGAATATTCCCTTCTAGCTAGCTTTTCAGTTGACTCACTTTACatgttattttgttttttaaatgATGATTTATATT GTAATAACACATCGCGATTGATATCTGTGCGAAATAAGCTCTGGAccgaaattttcaattttatagcCATACTTTCATTAACAGAAAATCAACATTTTGAAACAATACAGACCGCTCTAGAATTGCGTGGGCCAGAAGCTGTACTTTCATCTATCTGTGTTGCAATGAAGGATTCTAATCCAGAACTTCGCATCAGTGCTATAGGCTGTCTCGCGTTTCTACTCTCTcaagaaattgaaaaagattCTTCAGGAAAAAGTAGCATCTCATTACAATCAATAATGGATACTCCTTTAACTCGATTGTCAAATGACaataaaaacaatttaaaagaaattgcaTCTAATGTTAATACATTTTCTCTACAAAGTACCAATATGCATTCAACAAAATCAAATGGAAATAAAGAACCTCCTTTAATTTCCGAAAAACCAGCAGATTATGAAGTTGAAGGAAACGAAATTGCTATGAGCAAAGaactttgtaatattttattgcaCTTATTTATAGCTCATAATTACAATCGATCGAAGAAGAATAAGAAATTGAACGAGGACAAGGATTTGATCATAAGCGCACTTACTAATTTGTTATGTGTATCAAACGCAGCTAAACAGGTCGCATTGGAAGAAAATTTACCTGACACAACTTTAATGATATTGAAAGAATCGTATGTGAGATTAAATTTACAACCTTTCGAACTTTTCAAAAATCAGATTGACCGTGAAAAGAAG ATTCATCCGTTACTACGCGACATGAATGCTATTTTAGTATTATTAATGAATTTCATGTACGGCAGTACAGAAGTTAAAGTAGCTCTAACGAAAGCAGGACTAGCAGATGTATTACACAAACTATGGGCTTGGATTGCATTAAATAAAACAGTTTCAACCACCGCTTTGAAATTACTAGCAACCTATACTACAAAATGTACTACAG cAGCGCAATCTTTGACGTTAACGACTATTTTGCCAGGGACAGGACTTAGAAAAACTCCTAATACTCTCGCCCTTATACATGTTATTATACAATTAGTTTGCAAAGAAATAGACAAAGCTGGTCAACTCTTTGATAATCATAAATTACACTTTGCATTTCATGTTTTGCGAAATGCAATACATGTTCATGAATGTAGAGTATCAATTTCAAAG AGTAATCTCCTacaattttttacaaaaatacatCCAATTACCACGAAACGGACAAAACCATGGCCACTTGTTGAATTATATTGCTTAGAGTTCTTAATTGACTTTACTTATTACGAAGAGGGCCAGTTATGTGTGCCAAAG GCTGTCGACGGCTTGGATGTTTTGTTACAATTGTCAAAATACTCTTCATCATCTAATAGAATTCTTGCAATTTCCATATTGCGCAATCTCGCGTTTAACATGACCAACCGACCACGATTACTTAGTTCAG TGGATTTCATTAATGTTCTAcatgatatatttaaaaatggttCCCTGGTCGAAATTAGAATAGCAGGGTCTATGTTATGGTCTCTAATATCCAATAATCAgaaaggaaaattaattgtaCGAAGTGCTGGCTTTTCACAGAGTATACAGGAAGCATTAGGTAGGATTACACTATTACATGTAGATgataagaaagaagaagaggattTACTTAAAATGctacaatatatattaaaaattcttaGTCCAGTAGATACTAAAGCTGATTAA